A region of Streptomyces sp. NBC_01788 DNA encodes the following proteins:
- a CDS encoding RusA family crossover junction endodeoxyribonuclease, which translates to MTAAVFHITVHGTPGPQGSKRHVGGGRMIESSAKVKPWREAVKSVALDALAYDEAWMPLAEAVRVDIVFTLARPKSHYGTGKNAGRVKPSAPEYPTGKPDLDKTVRSTLDALTDAGVWRDDSFVNAVSATKAFPLTGSDALAHPGAVIRVWRLNTRKESESCPS; encoded by the coding sequence ATGACTGCCGCGGTCTTTCACATCACGGTGCACGGCACTCCTGGCCCGCAGGGCTCCAAGCGGCACGTCGGCGGCGGCCGCATGATCGAGTCGTCCGCCAAGGTCAAGCCGTGGCGGGAGGCCGTGAAGTCTGTCGCACTGGACGCGCTGGCGTACGACGAGGCCTGGATGCCGCTCGCCGAAGCCGTCCGCGTGGACATCGTCTTCACGCTGGCCCGTCCCAAGAGCCACTACGGCACTGGGAAGAACGCCGGCCGGGTCAAGCCCTCGGCACCTGAGTACCCCACCGGCAAGCCCGACTTGGACAAGACCGTCCGGTCCACGCTCGACGCCCTCACGGACGCCGGTGTGTGGCGCGACGACAGCTTCGTCAACGCCGTGTCCGCCACGAAGGCATTCCCGCTCACGGGCTCCGATGCCCTCGCCCACCCCGGCGCCGTCATCCGCGTCTGGCGCCTGAACACCCGCAAGGAATCCGAATCGTGCCCGTCCTGA
- a CDS encoding helix-turn-helix domain-containing protein: protein MTAEPISPRLLAQLRASVERNPTAGGARAVRMLLAEVDRLTTSLSATVPEPKDACPLTKTQMAIIAATANGKHCKAIGRDLCLSGATVSRYRQEAMRRLGADTPAQAVAVCLINEWLPKPAVTRPQPFNLAPVSGLIAYRDRAEELRQHPGQWGTVATYATAKSAAQSAYRLRSGAFTAFRPKGAWQAKSYREDGVHGVRARYIGTTAERAGS from the coding sequence ATGACCGCTGAACCGATCAGCCCCCGCCTGCTCGCGCAGCTGCGGGCCAGCGTCGAGCGCAACCCCACCGCCGGAGGCGCACGCGCCGTTCGGATGCTGCTGGCCGAGGTCGACCGGCTCACCACGAGCCTGTCGGCCACCGTGCCGGAGCCGAAGGACGCCTGCCCGCTGACCAAGACCCAGATGGCGATCATCGCGGCCACCGCCAACGGCAAGCACTGCAAGGCGATCGGCCGGGACCTGTGCCTGTCCGGTGCCACGGTCAGCCGCTACCGGCAGGAGGCCATGCGCCGCCTCGGTGCCGACACGCCCGCGCAGGCCGTCGCCGTCTGCCTCATCAACGAGTGGCTCCCGAAGCCGGCCGTGACGCGGCCGCAGCCGTTCAACCTGGCCCCGGTCAGCGGTCTCATCGCCTACCGGGACCGTGCCGAGGAGCTGCGGCAGCACCCTGGCCAGTGGGGCACCGTCGCCACCTACGCCACCGCCAAGTCGGCTGCCCAGAGCGCGTACCGGCTCCGCTCGGGGGCTTTCACCGCCTTCCGCCCCAAGGGCGCCTGGCAGGCCAAGTCCTACCGCGAGGACGGCGTCCACGGCGTCCGCGCCCGCTACATCGGTACCACCGCAGAAAGGGCAGGATCATGA
- a CDS encoding DUF5131 family protein gives MTTTKIEWADRVWNPVTGCTKVSSGCDNCYAENIARRFAGSKAFPEGFTVTLHEDRLKQPFRWKKSARVFVNSMSDLFHDSVPDLCITQVFDVMEAQLNARHTFLILTKRHARMRSFVKARQKAKQEYAAKFDDCPTEAMRNSPAALDARARATRPPANIWLGVSVENQNWADVRVPALLETPAAVRFLSCEPLLGPVNLADHWIGSDPHRRDEPSIDWVIVGGESGPRARPMHPQWARDIRDQCDQAQVPFFFKQHGEYVSAVVEDDPTYAGGRAYDSPLGGRSSATLRERGPSGTFRGGRIRLMQPGDRTRGAVLLDADTLAVRVGKRAAGRELDGRTHDAYPRDDFRESIASGLTESFDDFSRRLDAADTTRRTR, from the coding sequence ATGACGACCACCAAGATCGAATGGGCCGACCGAGTCTGGAACCCCGTCACAGGCTGCACGAAGGTCTCCTCGGGCTGCGACAACTGCTACGCCGAGAACATCGCCCGCCGCTTCGCTGGATCGAAGGCCTTCCCCGAAGGCTTCACCGTGACGCTGCACGAGGACCGTCTCAAACAGCCGTTCCGCTGGAAGAAGAGCGCCCGCGTCTTCGTGAACAGCATGTCCGACCTGTTCCACGACAGCGTGCCGGACCTCTGCATCACCCAGGTCTTCGACGTCATGGAGGCCCAGCTCAACGCCCGGCACACGTTCCTGATCCTCACCAAGCGGCACGCCCGCATGCGGTCCTTCGTGAAGGCCCGGCAGAAGGCGAAGCAGGAGTACGCCGCCAAGTTCGACGACTGCCCGACCGAAGCCATGCGGAACAGCCCCGCGGCGCTGGACGCCCGGGCGCGCGCGACCAGGCCGCCAGCGAACATCTGGCTCGGGGTGTCGGTGGAGAACCAGAACTGGGCCGACGTGCGTGTCCCGGCGCTGCTGGAGACCCCGGCCGCCGTGCGGTTCCTCTCATGCGAGCCGCTGCTGGGCCCCGTCAACCTGGCCGACCACTGGATCGGCTCCGACCCGCACCGGCGGGATGAGCCCTCCATCGACTGGGTCATCGTCGGCGGAGAGTCCGGCCCCCGAGCCCGGCCGATGCACCCCCAGTGGGCGCGAGACATCCGCGATCAGTGCGACCAAGCGCAGGTGCCGTTCTTCTTCAAGCAGCACGGCGAGTACGTAAGCGCCGTCGTCGAGGACGATCCGACGTACGCCGGGGGCCGCGCGTACGACAGCCCGCTGGGCGGGCGGAGCTCCGCAACCCTGCGGGAGCGCGGCCCGAGCGGGACCTTCCGCGGAGGCCGAATCCGGCTCATGCAGCCCGGAGACCGCACGCGCGGGGCCGTGTTGCTCGACGCCGACACCCTCGCCGTCCGAGTCGGCAAGCGCGCCGCGGGCCGCGAGCTGGACGGCCGCACCCACGACGCGTACCCCCGCGACGACTTCCGCGAGTCGATCGCCTCCGGCCTGACCGAGAGCTTCGACGACTTCTCCCGCCGCCTGGACGCGGCCGACACCACCCGGAGGACCCGATGA